The DNA sequence GGATTTGATGAATTCGGGTGTAAAGCCTTTAATCATCGAGCCGGAATCAGTACCCGCCAGCCGCAGATGATGTGCCACCAGACTGTCGATATCCTCCAGGTGCTGTCTCAATGGCGGAAGGTCGAGGGTCAGTGAACAGAGACGGTGCAGCAGGTCCAGGCGAAAATGTCCCTTCTCCACCATATCTTCCAGATTCCGGTTGGTGGCCGCCAACAGCCGGAAATCGCTGACACGCTCACCGGATGCACCGATAGGCCGAAAGCTGTGCTCCTGCAAAACCCGCAGAAAGGCCTTCTGCATGGCGGGGGTGAGTTCTCCCACCTCGTCAAGGAAGAGAGTTCCCAGATTGGCCTGACTGATCAGGCCTGTGCGGCTTTGTTCGGCCCCGGTAAATGCCCCTTTTTCATGACCGAAAAGCGTGCTTTCTATCAATTGCTCAGAATGTGCGGCACAATCGACGACCACGAAAGGCTGCTCTGCGCGCGAGCTGTTGGCATGGATGGCTCGTGCAAAAAGCTCTTTACCTGTTCCGGTTTCACCAGTAATGAGAACTCCGGCATCGCTTATTGAAGCCTGAGCTACCACTTTCAGGCAGGCGCTGACAGGCATGGAATCTCCGACTATATTTCCCCGGGACAATACACGGGGCGGAGTGACATTCTTTTTCTCATCCCGGTACTGCAAAGCTCGGGTTAACGGCAGGGCCACGTCTTCCTGTAAAAAAGGTTTAGGGACAAAATCCCAGGCACCGCTTTTAAAGGCGAGTTCCGCCCCACTCTGACTGCCGGTTCCGGTGACAATGATAACCTCGGGTAGCGATGCGGTTTCCCGAAGTTGGGGCAGAATGCGCAGACCGTGACCGTCCGGGAGAGTCAAGTCGAGGAGCACTATGTCAAAATCCGCTTCCATAGCCGCTTTTAAACCTTGCGCCAGAGTGAAGGCAACCGATACCTTGTGGCCAAGATCGGATACTATCCGCTCGAGCACCCTATTTATCTTGGGATCGTCTTCAATAACAAGTATTTGAGCCATATTATTCCGTCTTTAAATCTCGTCCTGTCGATGATCAATCTTTATCGAAAATAGTGCGCAGGGTCTCGGCCATAATTGCGGTGGAAATTGGTTTGTGCAGCACACAACTGATACCTGCCGCCTCCGCCTCGGTTTCATTTACGGAGGCACTAAAACCGGTGTGAAGAATAACCGGTATCTTATGATGAATTGTACGAAGCTGCCGTGTTAACTCAAGACCGGACATCAATGGCATGTCCAGGTCGGTGAGCACCAAATCGAAATCCTGCGGGCGTTCACGGAAAATCTCCAAACCGGTGATAGGATTTGTCGCCACTGTGACTGAATACCCCAGCGCAGTCAGGATTCGCCGCCATGCCGATACCAGCCTCACCTCATCGTCGATAAAGAGCAGATGTTCATTTCCTCCAAAAACTGATTGAGGTAACGAAGCAGCACCCAACTCTCCTTCAAACTGGGGAAGAAGAATCTGAAAAGAGGTGCCCTCACCCAGTCTGCTGTCCACTCGGATGAACCCGCCATGGTCTTTGACGATACCGTGGACAACGGCAAGACCCATTCCGGTACCTTCGCCGGGTCCCTTAGTAGTGAAGAAGGGATCGAATATTCGTTCAATAAGGCTATCATCAATACCATGGCCCGTATCGGAAATAGTTAGTTCGAGATGTGGTCCGGGAGCGACGGAAGGCGACAGAGCTGCTGTATCCTCAGTCACTTCAATTATCCTGATACTTATATCGAGACGGCATCGTGATGGATCCATAGCCTGAACGCTGTTGGTGACCAAGTTGAAAATAACCTGGCTGATCTGGGTGGCATCGGTAAGCACCAGATCGTCTTCCACGGCAAAATTGCGGTTTATCTCAATGGCTGCCGGCAGGGAAGCTCTGAGTAAGCGCAGGGAGTCATCAACCAGTACACTCAACTTTTCCGGCCTTCGTTCCTGGTCGGCTTGTCGGCTATAGGTCAAAATCTGTCGAACCAGAGCCTTGGCGCGATCAGCTGATTCAAGAACCTCATCTATGTCCTGACTCGCCTGGCTTTCCTTGGCAACAGTTTTCTTTGCCAACTCCGAATAGCCAATGATCGATGATAATATGTTATTGAAATCGTGAGCAATACCAGCGGCAAGGGTGCCGATTGCCTCCATTTTCTGGATCTGCCGTAATTGATGCTCCAGGCGAATTTTATCCTCCTCTGCATGTTTGCGTTTGGATATGTTGCGCATGATAGCTACATATCCCTCAAGGTGCCCGCCAGCTAGAATCTTTTCTGAAATACTGATCTCCATGGGAACCAAGACTCCTGATTTACTGCGGAAGAGATGCTCCCCCCAAAAGGTTTCAACTTTCATAATATCGGAGAATACAGCCTTTTCTAAATGAGCAGCGTCCTCCTCCTCTGAGAGGATAAACGATATCCGTCTGCCTCCAATTTCTTCGCAGATATAGCCGAGTTGGTTTATGAATGAAGGATTGCAGTCTATCATGCGAAAACGCCGATCCAGCACCAGGATTGCATCAGAAGAACACTCCACCACCGCCCGCAAGTGCGCCTCCCGGTCACTTAAGGTGCTCAAAGTCTCGGCAAGCTTACTGGTCTTACGCTGGACATTCTTCCTCAGGGACCAGTTCCAGAACCAGGAAACGCCAAGAAGCAAGAGAAGCGGCAAGAGCACCATAGAACCTATTCTATACAGGGTTTCATAGCGACTGGGTTCGATGACGCCAAACCATTTTTCTTTTATTTCGTTATATTTGCCACTGCTTTTAAGCAGACCCAAACCCTGGTCGAGAATGGCGACCAGTTCCGGGTTGCCCTTAGCCACTCCGAAGCTGTACTTCTGAACAAGCATAGCTGGTCCTGCCGGCATTATATTGTCAAGATGGTGTTTCCTGCGCAGATACTCTCCCTGCAGTTTCGGCAACAGCACCGCATCATGCCGGCCCGAAGAGAGCAGACGTAAGCCGTCAAGTGGATTATATACTTCAATGATCTTCGCAACCTTGCCGTCCTCAACGATATAATCATGCATTATATCACCATCCTGGACGATGACCTCCCTGCCTTTAAGATCTTCGATAGTTGATAGCGACGATTCCGAACGGACAAAAATACTTTCGTGAATCCATATGAAAGATACCGAGAAATCGACTTTTTCCTCCCGGGCAATTGAGTAATACATGCCGGAAACCATATCAATCCGTCCCTCTTCCACTGCTTTTCTAATTGAGTTCCAAGACCCGGTTCTGATCTCCAATTTCAACCCCATAGTTTCGGCAAGCGCGCGAAGCAGGTCTATATTGAAGCCTACCGGCCGGCCTTTTTCGTCTATGAACTCGAAAGGTGGGTAATTCTGATCCGCTCCGACCGTAATTATTCCATTAGGCTTGGTGACGATATCGGTCTGAGGCGAACTTGCGGTCTCGGCAATGACCTGTCTCGGAATCAGAAAGAGAATACAGATCAGACAGAGCAGCACTATCGGCAACGTTATTATTTTCACATTCGTGTTTCTTGACGAGGAATTCATGCGGTTAACCTAGCCCAAATCCAAGGACTTTGCATAAAAGTTGGGGCAGAGGCAAATCAAGAAGACCCCTTTTCCTACTCAGACAAGAGCCCCCTTGGAATTCAGGAAGACGATGCTGATAAATTTAATGGGATTTGTTCTTCAAAGTGGAGAATAGCTCTTTCTGGGCCCCAAGAAATTTCACACCTATCTTGAAGGACGGTTTATGATGATAGGTACACCCATCCATCCAGACAGCAGTCGCAACCACGTCAGACACTACTTCCTCGTCAGGTGAGAAATCAGTCAGATAAAGATTATTCTCCGACTGCTCCTGAGCTGTAAAAAAGAGATGATCACCATCCAGAATAACCTTATCGAAAACCACGCAGGCGCCATCTTTTGACAAATTCACAATGGTTCCGGTGGTGTGGTGCGGGGAAATTCTCCCGGTTCTTTTGTGCTGCAAAAAAACGTTTACAGGAAGTTCAAGCGATATCCGCTTGCTTAATAATCTAAACAGTTCCATAATAACACCATCATCATGCCACCATGTCATATCGTCTTCTTATGTAGAAATTGAATTCTGATCATAATATCAGTTCCATATTCCCGTTTTCCCTACCAGTGTCTGTCCAGTCAGCACTATCTGCTTTAAATCCGGGTGCTTGATATATTTAACCACAGGCATATACTTGATGTCAGACTCTACGCTTACCTCCGAGGATTAAAATATTGAGAGCTAACCGGTAAACGCATCCTCCGAATATAGGGCAAAGTGCCATAGCAGAAGCGTACTAAGATAGTATATGCTCTTTCGGCCTGGATCAAGCCCTTTATCGCCTTACCCGGAAAAGACGCGAACAGCTAAATGAAATCGCAGAATAAGTTTGCTACCATTTAAAAGAAGGGATAGCCATGAGGCCCCACCAGCGAACGCGAAAGCGAAAGGAATCTGGCAACGTTCCAGTCGCCCCAAACGTGTATTTCAATTATTGTTATGTATTTCATAAATATTTAATATAACCATCATTCCAATACAAATACAACCTCGAACTTTCAGCTCTATCAACTCTATATTCTATTTAGTTACCATATGTTGGCTACATAGCCCGCCTGTACAGTTCTTCCCGGTCACCCCTGACAACTGAATTAAAAGCATTTTTTCCTGTTTCAACCAATAAATCAATCTTGAGTTTTTCCCGCCTCTTTGGTAATCATTTTGATGGCCACTGAATGAGTATTCATTAATATTCTGCTATATTCATTTATTTCATTCGCGGTTTTGAAAATGGACTGGTTAACGGAAAAGGAGCGGAAATTTTGATTCCGGCGCATCACCGGTTCAATCTTTATCTATCCTCCCGGAATACGCTCAGGCATTCCTCACCTTTCCTCAAATTGAGGGCTCGTGTAAACCCATCTCTGGATATCTAGTCATCCCAGGTATGACGAAACCCCGTTTCAGATCTACAAAGCGGGAGAACGGGCTTTTAACGATGCCGTCATGGTTCAACATATTATCCACGCAGTTCAAGCGAGTTTTGGAGATGAGCTGCTTTTTACCGTCTTAATAAAGAGAGAACAATGACATTACCAATGAACGCCCAAAAAGTATCAATGAAATCCATTGAGAGAATTAATGAGCTTAGCGGTGAAAATGTCAAAGTCTGTATGCAGTGCGGGACATGCACCTCGGCATGCCCAATGGCAGATGAGATGGATTTTTTTCCGCGCAAAGTCATGCATTACAGCCAGTTTGGCCTGTTAAGCAGTCTGGAAGACATTAATTCGTACTGGAAGTGTGCCTCATGCCATTCCTGCAGTGTCAGATGTCCGCGCGGCATAGACATTGCCAAGGTAATGGAGGCCTTACGTTTACTGGTCCTTCGTACCAGCAAAAACCATATTGAACCTTCTCAGATACCCCCGGAAAAACTCAAAGAGTTTCCCGGCATCATGATGGTGGCAGGTTTTAGAAAATTGACGAGTTAAGGAGAGCGATGAAAATCAGTTATTATCCCGGATGTACCCTGAAGTACAAGGCCAAAAACCTTGAAACGTCAGCGTTGGCTTCTCTTGATGCTCTGGGTATCGACGTGGAAGAAATGGACAGATGGAACTGTTGCGGTGCGGTTTACTCACTTGCCAATGACGACCTCATCCATATGGTGGGCCCGGCGAGAAATCTTCTTCGAGCAAAGGAACAGGGAGCGGATAAAATCGTCACGCTCTGCTCCATGTGCTACAACACTCTGGCAAGAGTGAACCAGCTCATGAAAAACGATGTCGAGAAGAGAGATACCATCAACCGCTTCATGGACGACGAAATAGATTACTTTGGAGAGGTCGAGGTGGTTCATTACCTGACCCTGCTCAAAGAAGAGATCGGCTGGGAAGCTATTCGCGACAAGGTGAAGAACCCTCTCAATGATTTCAAGATCGCCTCATATTACGGCTGTACTCTGCAACGTCCCGAAGAAGTCGGTATTGAGCCTCTGGGCAGCTTTGCCCTGATGAATGAGCTTTTAGCCGCGCTCGGCGCCGAAGTTGTACCTTTTTCGGCAGCGGATAAATGCTGCGGCTCCTACCAGGTTATCTGCGAAGAGGCAGGTGACAACGCTGCCGCAGCCAAGGTAATTAACGCTGCATCTGCAAGCGGCGCTGAAGCATTGGCGACCAGTTGCCCACTCTGCGAGTTCAATCTAGGCAAACAACAGGATGCGCTCATGGGGAAGGGGAAAATTTCTGCAAATGTATCCACGCTCTATTTTACCCAGCTTCTCGCCATGGCACTCGGAATCGATGCCGGAGAGTGCTGTCTCGAACTGAACGATAAAAAAGCGGTTGAGCTGCTTGAGACGAAAAACCGTCTCACTGCCGCCTGAGTCCTTTGAAGACATTATTTTCATTTTAAGGGAGATTTTAAATATGTGTGATACCAAAGTTAAACAACCCGAAATTAAGATGGCTACAGGGGACAGGGCTATTTTGCCTGAGGGTGCGAAAACCATTCCCATCTTTGTCATGGGTAAGCAGTACCAGGTTCCGGAAACCCTCACTATTATGAAGGCCATGGAATTTGCCGGATTCAGGTTTCTGCGCGGCGCCGGCTGCCGTGGAGGCATCTGCGGCGCCTGCCCCACCGTCTATCGAATGGCCGGCGACTACAAGCTTCATTTCGGCCTTGCCTGCCAGACCGTAGTGGAACCCAACATGTACCTCGCTCAGATCCCCTTCTTCCCCGCCAACCGTGCCGATTTCAAGATAGAAGAGATGAGCGCAGCAGCCGATGCCATTCATGCCCTTTATCCCGAAGTTTTCCGCTGCGTCGCCTGTAATCTCTGCACCAAGGCCTGTCCGATGGATGTCAAGGTCATGGATTATATCTCTGCCATCAAGCAGGGACAGATCGAAAAAGCCGCACGCATCTCCTTTGACTGCATCCAGTGCGGTCTCTGCTCCAGCCGTTGTATGGGTGAAATACCGCAATATCATGTTGCCCAGTTGGCCAGGCGGATTTTCGGCCGTTATATTCAGCCGCAGGCGGAACACCTCAAAGTGAGGGCCGAAGAGATCAGATCCGGCAAATACGACAAGGCGCTCGATGATCTGTGTGCAATGGACAAGGAAGAGCTAGAGAAACGCTATGTCGCCAGAGAGCGTGAACCAGACATGGCCGAAGCCGGTTCCTGGATGCCTCAAGAAACTCAATATCTCTAGGAGGCCGGCCGAGAATGCCCTTTTCGCTCATCTCCGCGTTATTCCCAGAAAATCAATGCTCGCAATATCAAATATATGGCTGTGCTTGATTTCCTGAAAATGCCTTGATCTAAACGAAAATGCCTATTCTCAGACAACCTCCTAGGAAATAATCGACCAATTATCTGGAATGACGATACTCTTCAGTATGCTGCCACTATTTGACTCGCGGTATGAGCGCGGCCGAAGAGTTATGAAACAAGGAGAACACCATGGGCTATACCCCCGAATTAAAAGAACTTATAAAAAGAGTTGAAGCAACTCGCCCGGATCGTGTGGCAATGGCGCGCCGCGGCGAGAATTATCCCGCCCTCACCATGGCTGAACGTCATGAAGTATTGAGCAAATTTCATCCCGACTATCAGGAAGATGCCAAACAGGCAGTCAAGGTCGGTCCCAACAAGGGCGATGTCTTTCAGGAAACCGTGGCCCGTCTGCTGGAGTCACGATCAGTCATCAGACCTGAAAAGGTGGACCTGAACAAAGTCGATCAGGAAACCGACGTTCTCGTCATCGGCGGCGGCGGTGCCGGAACATCTGCTGCCATCATGGCTGCCGATGCCGGCTGCAAAGTCATTATCGCCAACAAACTCCGCCACGGTGATTCAAATACCATTATGGCTGAAGGCGGCATCCAGGGGGCTACTCACGAATGTGATTCGCCCTACTATCATTATCTTGACACCATCGGGGGCGGTCACTTCACCAATCAGCGCGATCTCGTTGCCGCATTGGCCAAAGACGCTCCCCTTTCCATTGCCTGGCTCGAAAGCCTCGGCATGATGTTCAATAAATACGACGATGGCCGCACCGTCGTCCGTCATTTCGGTGGATCCTCAAGAAAACGGATGCATTCCGCCGGTGACATGACCGGTGCTGAAATCATGCGGGTTATTCGTGATGAAGCCCGTAATCGCAAAGACATGATAACGGTGCTGGAATTCAGCCCGGCTGTCGAGCTGCTGCTGGACAGCGAAGGAAAATGCGCCGGAGCCATCCTTTTCAATATGGAAACCAAAGAGTACTCTATAGTCAAGGCCAAAGCGGTAGTGCTGGCTACCGGAGGCTTCGGTCGTCTGCACGTCAAAGGCTTCGCTACCACCAATCATTATGGGGCGACCATGGACGGCGTGGTCATGGCTTACCGGGCGGGCGTCGGCAATAAATCGCTGCATTCAACCCAGTATCATCCCACCGGCGTTACTTTCCCGGAACAGAACGTCGGTTTACTGATTACCGAAAAAGTCCGCGGACTCGGAGCTCATGTTCTCAATATCGACGGCGAGCAGTTCTGTTTTCCACTGGAACCCCGCGATGTCGAGTCAGCCGAACTTATCCAGGAAGCCATGTTAAAAGGCAAGGGCATTATGACCCCCACCGGTCGTCTCGGCCTGTGGCTTGATTCGCCGATGATCGAGGAACTGCACGGCCCCGGTACTGTTCGTAAGGAACTGCCTGCTAAGTTTATCCAGTTTGAGCGGCACGGCATTGACATCAGCAAAGAGCCCATGCTGGTATACCCGACCCTGCATTATCAGAACGGCGGTATCAATGTTGACGGAGACACCAATACCCAGGTTCCGGGACTGTTCGGTGCCGGTGAGGTCATTGGCGGCGTACATGGCGAAAATCGCCTGATGGGCAACAGCCTCCAGGATATTATTACCTTTGGTCGCCGCGCCGGCAAAAGTGCGGGAAAATATATCAACGGCGGTGTTGAGCTAAAGGATCTCTCGCTTGACCACGTGGTCAAGTTCGAGAAGGAACTGGCTGAAGCGGGTATCGAAAATCCTATGGTCGCCCCGATCCTGCTGCCCGATTATTCAACAGACGAAGTAAGTGCCAATCGATGGCCAGAAGCAGTTACCAAAGCTGCATAGCCCTTTCCAGCGACAGACAGGGCCGGCTTCACCTTGAATCCGGCCCTGGATGAAAGAGAGAAGGGAAGAAAAGAGGCAGCCCGTAAAGGCTGCCTTTTTCAATTGAGGTGGTCATTTTCCTTTACAGTATTCTGTTTTCCTCGTATCCAGCCCTTTCTAATATAATATTGCTGACCGCAATCGCTGTATTTATCACAGATATCTTCGTTGACCTTAAGAGGATAGTTTTTTGGCGTGCCTTTATCGACCCGGCAAACACCTGACATTTCATCCTGCAATCGATAATATCTGCAACTGAGACACATTTTCTTTGCTTGCCACATAATTTCACTTACTCTTAGATGTTTTAGTATAAGCTGTTATAATTCCAAATCATTGCCGGAACCCGTTCGGATCATGTCCGGAATGAGCACATGGGTAACCTCATTTCCTCAAGACAAAGCCGCACTTCTCGATATTAAGCAGATCATCGACCAGACTATTGCCTGATGTGGTCAAAAAATTACCGACAATAGCACCATTGGCTCCGCTTGTAAAACTCCGATACTGATCAACCCCCATCTCAGCCCGTCCGCCGGCAAGACGGACAACCGCATGAGGATTGATAAAACGAAAAACGGCTATAGAAGTGAGAACTGCCGAGAGCGACAGTGGCTCCAGGTTTTCAAAAGGCGTATTGGCAACAGGAGAGAGAACATTTATAGGAATAGACAGGATTCCAAGCTCCCTTAACTCAAAGGCCAATTCCAACCGATGTTCAAGATTTTCACCCATTCCGATGATTCCCCCGGAACATACTTCAAGCCCGGCTTCCTGGGCAATCCGTATGGTTTCGACCTTTTCTTCCCAGGTGTGGGTTGAACAGACGGAAGGAAAGAATCGTCTGCAGGTTTCCAGATTGCAGTGATATCTTTCGACTCCGAAAGATTTCAAGAGCCGGGCCTTCTCCGGGGTGAGCATGCCCATAGAGGCGCAGAACTGCAGGCGGGTAGTGTCGCCCAGCTTCCTGTAAATTTTGCCATATTCCTGAAGATCCTCCATGCTGACGGTTCTTCCGGCGGTTACCAGAGAGAGCCTGCGCACATTATGTGCATCGTTATTCTTCCCCTGCAGCAGAGCTGAATCGCTGCCGATGACATCATAGGTTTCAATATCGACGTCATAATGCGATGACTGAGCGCAAAAACGGCAGTCTTCCGAACATTTTCCCGACTTGGCGTTTATGATGGAACAGGGGTCGAAAACATTACCATGCAGGTAGAGGCGGATATGATCCGCCGCTTCGAAAAGCTCATCCGGATGCGCTGTAGTGGCAAGCTCATAGGCTAGATCATAATCTATATTTTCTCCATTTT is a window from the Desulfopila inferna genome containing:
- a CDS encoding sigma-54-dependent transcriptional regulator, with amino-acid sequence MAQILVIEDDPKINRVLERIVSDLGHKVSVAFTLAQGLKAAMEADFDIVLLDLTLPDGHGLRILPQLRETASLPEVIIVTGTGSQSGAELAFKSGAWDFVPKPFLQEDVALPLTRALQYRDEKKNVTPPRVLSRGNIVGDSMPVSACLKVVAQASISDAGVLITGETGTGKELFARAIHANSSRAEQPFVVVDCAAHSEQLIESTLFGHEKGAFTGAEQSRTGLISQANLGTLFLDEVGELTPAMQKAFLRVLQEHSFRPIGASGERVSDFRLLAATNRNLEDMVEKGHFRLDLLHRLCSLTLDLPPLRQHLEDIDSLVAHHLRLAGTDSGSMIKGFTPEFIKSLKQYSWPGNIRELFNTLDYALAHSGSNPTLYPFDLPPQVRMSKIEERLDSQDKQESAVSFKIAHGQKLPPLQEVREGAIAELEEKYLLELMRRTRGRIREACAMAGLSESRLHALLKKYNTPRFR
- a CDS encoding transporter substrate-binding domain-containing protein; translation: MKIITLPIVLLCLICILFLIPRQVIAETASSPQTDIVTKPNGIITVGADQNYPPFEFIDEKGRPVGFNIDLLRALAETMGLKLEIRTGSWNSIRKAVEEGRIDMVSGMYYSIAREEKVDFSVSFIWIHESIFVRSESSLSTIEDLKGREVIVQDGDIMHDYIVEDGKVAKIIEVYNPLDGLRLLSSGRHDAVLLPKLQGEYLRRKHHLDNIMPAGPAMLVQKYSFGVAKGNPELVAILDQGLGLLKSSGKYNEIKEKWFGVIEPSRYETLYRIGSMVLLPLLLLLGVSWFWNWSLRKNVQRKTSKLAETLSTLSDREAHLRAVVECSSDAILVLDRRFRMIDCNPSFINQLGYICEEIGGRRISFILSEEEDAAHLEKAVFSDIMKVETFWGEHLFRSKSGVLVPMEISISEKILAGGHLEGYVAIMRNISKRKHAEEDKIRLEHQLRQIQKMEAIGTLAAGIAHDFNNILSSIIGYSELAKKTVAKESQASQDIDEVLESADRAKALVRQILTYSRQADQERRPEKLSVLVDDSLRLLRASLPAAIEINRNFAVEDDLVLTDATQISQVIFNLVTNSVQAMDPSRCRLDISIRIIEVTEDTAALSPSVAPGPHLELTISDTGHGIDDSLIERIFDPFFTTKGPGEGTGMGLAVVHGIVKDHGGFIRVDSRLGEGTSFQILLPQFEGELGAASLPQSVFGGNEHLLFIDDEVRLVSAWRRILTALGYSVTVATNPITGLEIFRERPQDFDLVLTDLDMPLMSGLELTRQLRTIHHKIPVILHTGFSASVNETEAEAAGISCVLHKPISTAIMAETLRTIFDKD
- a CDS encoding 4Fe-4S dicluster domain-containing protein — translated: MTLPMNAQKVSMKSIERINELSGENVKVCMQCGTCTSACPMADEMDFFPRKVMHYSQFGLLSSLEDINSYWKCASCHSCSVRCPRGIDIAKVMEALRLLVLRTSKNHIEPSQIPPEKLKEFPGIMMVAGFRKLTS
- a CDS encoding CoB--CoM heterodisulfide reductase iron-sulfur subunit B family protein gives rise to the protein MKISYYPGCTLKYKAKNLETSALASLDALGIDVEEMDRWNCCGAVYSLANDDLIHMVGPARNLLRAKEQGADKIVTLCSMCYNTLARVNQLMKNDVEKRDTINRFMDDEIDYFGEVEVVHYLTLLKEEIGWEAIRDKVKNPLNDFKIASYYGCTLQRPEEVGIEPLGSFALMNELLAALGAEVVPFSAADKCCGSYQVICEEAGDNAAAAKVINAASASGAEALATSCPLCEFNLGKQQDALMGKGKISANVSTLYFTQLLAMALGIDAGECCLELNDKKAVELLETKNRLTAA
- a CDS encoding 4Fe-4S dicluster domain-containing protein, with product MCDTKVKQPEIKMATGDRAILPEGAKTIPIFVMGKQYQVPETLTIMKAMEFAGFRFLRGAGCRGGICGACPTVYRMAGDYKLHFGLACQTVVEPNMYLAQIPFFPANRADFKIEEMSAAADAIHALYPEVFRCVACNLCTKACPMDVKVMDYISAIKQGQIEKAARISFDCIQCGLCSSRCMGEIPQYHVAQLARRIFGRYIQPQAEHLKVRAEEIRSGKYDKALDDLCAMDKEELEKRYVAREREPDMAEAGSWMPQETQYL
- a CDS encoding FAD-binding protein encodes the protein MGYTPELKELIKRVEATRPDRVAMARRGENYPALTMAERHEVLSKFHPDYQEDAKQAVKVGPNKGDVFQETVARLLESRSVIRPEKVDLNKVDQETDVLVIGGGGAGTSAAIMAADAGCKVIIANKLRHGDSNTIMAEGGIQGATHECDSPYYHYLDTIGGGHFTNQRDLVAALAKDAPLSIAWLESLGMMFNKYDDGRTVVRHFGGSSRKRMHSAGDMTGAEIMRVIRDEARNRKDMITVLEFSPAVELLLDSEGKCAGAILFNMETKEYSIVKAKAVVLATGGFGRLHVKGFATTNHYGATMDGVVMAYRAGVGNKSLHSTQYHPTGVTFPEQNVGLLITEKVRGLGAHVLNIDGEQFCFPLEPRDVESAELIQEAMLKGKGIMTPTGRLGLWLDSPMIEELHGPGTVRKELPAKFIQFERHGIDISKEPMLVYPTLHYQNGGINVDGDTNTQVPGLFGAGEVIGGVHGENRLMGNSLQDIITFGRRAGKSAGKYINGGVELKDLSLDHVVKFEKELAEAGIENPMVAPILLPDYSTDEVSANRWPEAVTKAA
- the bioB gene encoding biotin synthase BioB; amino-acid sequence: MIIEKCIEKIKNGENIDYDLAYELATTAHPDELFEAADHIRLYLHGNVFDPCSIINAKSGKCSEDCRFCAQSSHYDVDIETYDVIGSDSALLQGKNNDAHNVRRLSLVTAGRTVSMEDLQEYGKIYRKLGDTTRLQFCASMGMLTPEKARLLKSFGVERYHCNLETCRRFFPSVCSTHTWEEKVETIRIAQEAGLEVCSGGIIGMGENLEHRLELAFELRELGILSIPINVLSPVANTPFENLEPLSLSAVLTSIAVFRFINPHAVVRLAGGRAEMGVDQYRSFTSGANGAIVGNFLTTSGNSLVDDLLNIEKCGFVLRK